CAGCAAGGCGGTGCAAAACATCGCCACCAACAACGCCTGCTTCACCTGCCAGCCTACCAAGACCAGCAACTGGCCTAACTAAGGCGCGAGCATAAGCGGGCTCCATTCAGCGGCCCGCTCAATGGGCTGCTGGATCGCAATGGGCTAACCACTCTTCGATCCAGCGACCTGAAAGCCCTCTTGCGCTGCGGCTGCAGGCCTCATGGTGCAGTTCGCATGCCTTTGAAGAGCGCGCCTTTTTCCACACCAGGAGATGTTCAATGAGCACTCGTTACACCTGGGGCAAGCTCGCAGTCTGGAGCCTGTGCCTCAATCTCTTTGGTTCTGCTTGGGCCCAGGCTCCTGGCGAGGACCCGGTCATCCTGACCAAGAAGCTCACCGTGCAAATGCAACCTACCAGTGCAGCCACGCCCTCATCCAACTTGGACGGCAATACCAGCATGCCCGCTTGGCTGCGCGCCCGCATCGCACGCTATGAAGCCAAGGCGTTTTCGGAGGACACCTCTGGAGTGCTAACCAACAACGATGTGGTCACAACGGCCAATGCACAGGGCATGCAAAAGACCTGCGTGCAGGAAGTGGGTAGCAATACCGTTTCCAGCGGCTCCGCCAACACCGCCAGGTACGGTACAACGGCCGCGCCGCAAGTGGTGGTGCTGCGCGGCGATCTGGTCAACATCTGCAAGTAGCCAGGCGGCCCATCTTGCGCTGCACCAGCGGTAGGAGCAAACCCATGCCATCCCCCAACTTGGCGCAGGCCAGGCACTTGCACAGCTCTTTGCGCTGGAGCACCTTTGTGGCCATCTTTACCAGCCTGTGGCTGAGTGGTTGCGCCACCCCCATGGACCCCAGGAAGGATCAGCCCTTTCAGGAACGTGCCTCCATCACCGACCGCCCCGTCACCCGGCCCACCCGCTCTATCTCCAGTTTCTCCGATTCGCTGGTGTGCATGGACCATATGCTGCGTGACGCCCAGCAGCCCACCACGCTCATCACCAGCAAGCAGATTCCCGATTACTCTGGCCGCGTGGCCGTGGCCAGCAAAGACATGGTGATCACGGCACTATCGCAAATGTCGCGCCTGAGCAATGCCTTTCGGTTTGTGGACTACGAGGTGGACATTGCGCGGCAAGACACGGTGCAGAACCTGACCACCATCCTGCTCAACAACAACCAGATCCAACTGCAAAGGCCCGCGTTGTATATCTCTGGCGCTGTTGCGTTTGCGGACCAGAATGTGATCAACAACCGCTTTGACACGGGGCTGTCTGGCCCCCGCGTTGATCTGGGCTACAGCCAAAGCCGCAACGCCACCATCATCGGACTGGAAATGCACCTGGGCGACTTCCGCACCCGCACGTTGATACCGGGGCTGGACTCGGCCAACGAGGTCATTGTGGGCAGCGGCGGCCAGGGCGTGGATCTGGCGGGCCGCATTGGCACCTATGGGGTGCAATTCAATGTCGGGCGCGATTACACCCAAGGCGCTGGCAGCGCCATGCGGACGCTGGTGGACTTGGCCACGATTGAGCTGGTGGGCAAATGGGCACGTGTGCCCTACTGGCAATGCCTCACTTTGGAGCAAAACCACCCCGACTTTCAGCGACAGTTGCGCGACTGGTATGACGAGGGCTCGGCATCGGTGCGCATCCAGCTGGTCACGCGCTCATTGATCAGCCGGGGGTACATCGCGGCAGGTGCTAGCCCAGCCAGCCCTCCCAGCAGCAGTTCGCTGTCAGAACCCAACCCCCAGCTTCGGGCCGCATTGGCACGCTTTCAGGCCGACAACGGGATGGTGGTGACAGGTGTGGTGGACTTCCCGACCTACGAGCGGGCTTTGCGCCACTTTGTAGACTTGGCTGCGGACGGCACATTGGCGCGCATCGGTTGGAGTTCTACGCATGCCGAGCCGGTGCAGCCCAAGCCAGAGGCCGCAGACCAGCCCACAAAGCCTGTGGTTACCAGCGCGCTGATGTATGGCGCCCCCGCAGCAGAGCGCATCTTGAATATGCAGATTGAGAACGTGCTACTGGACCGCACGGACTTTGAGGTCGGCGAACAAATATTCTTGTCTGCCACTGTTTCACGCGCATCTTTTCTGCAGTGCTATCTGGCCGATGCCACCGGTACCGTCATGCGCTTGTTGCCCAACCAGGCCAATACGGTGGGCTGGGTGTCTGCCAACCAGGCTGTCCGCATCCCGGACTGGATGAGTCCCAACCCAGGGTTCGTGATGGATGCAGCCAGCCCGGGCCGCGAGGGGGTTGCCTGCTTTGCGACCGACGACGACAGCACCGCCAAGCTGCCTGATGATTTGCGAGGCCCAGCACTGAAGGCCATCCAGGGTATCCGCACGCTGGAGAAGATCAACGAAGCCTTTGCCAAGGCATGGGGCAGCACCGGCTACACAGGCAATGCGGTGTACTGGAATGTGGTGCCCCGGCGAACCCCTACCGCCACCTCCGCAGCACCACTCCCCCGCAAATAAGAACACTGCGGCAGCCCCATGTCCGAGCCACATCGCCTGCCATTGGCCTCACCCACCAACCTGCTGTGGATAGCGGCACTTGGACTTTGTTTGTTCTCACCCGTTGTGGTGCAGGCTGCAGCCAGGGGCATATCCGAATCTGTGGAGAACGGTCTGGATCCTGAAACGCTACATGCTCCTTCACCATCTGC
This Acidovorax sp. 106 DNA region includes the following protein-coding sequences:
- a CDS encoding DUF4384 domain-containing protein, whose product is MPSPNLAQARHLHSSLRWSTFVAIFTSLWLSGCATPMDPRKDQPFQERASITDRPVTRPTRSISSFSDSLVCMDHMLRDAQQPTTLITSKQIPDYSGRVAVASKDMVITALSQMSRLSNAFRFVDYEVDIARQDTVQNLTTILLNNNQIQLQRPALYISGAVAFADQNVINNRFDTGLSGPRVDLGYSQSRNATIIGLEMHLGDFRTRTLIPGLDSANEVIVGSGGQGVDLAGRIGTYGVQFNVGRDYTQGAGSAMRTLVDLATIELVGKWARVPYWQCLTLEQNHPDFQRQLRDWYDEGSASVRIQLVTRSLISRGYIAAGASPASPPSSSSLSEPNPQLRAALARFQADNGMVVTGVVDFPTYERALRHFVDLAADGTLARIGWSSTHAEPVQPKPEAADQPTKPVVTSALMYGAPAAERILNMQIENVLLDRTDFEVGEQIFLSATVSRASFLQCYLADATGTVMRLLPNQANTVGWVSANQAVRIPDWMSPNPGFVMDAASPGREGVACFATDDDSTAKLPDDLRGPALKAIQGIRTLEKINEAFAKAWGSTGYTGNAVYWNVVPRRTPTATSAAPLPRK